GCCCGCTACGCCCAGGAGGCCCGCTCCTACGCGCTGGTGGCCCTCCTCACCGCCGGCCTCTGGGCGGCCCTGGTGGCGGCGGTGAGGGCCGACGGCACCGACGGCCCACCGCCCGGGTCGGCGCGGTCGCCCTGGTGGGTCGCGCTCGCCGCGCTGGCGACCCTCGGGGTCGCCGCCCACGGCCTCTTCCTGCTGCAGCTGGCCGCGGCCCTCGGGTCGCTGCTGGCCCTGCCGGGCCGGGCGCGGCTGCTGCGGGCCGCCGCCGGCGCGGTGGTGGCTCCCCTCGCCCTCTTCGCGGCCATGGCCGTCGCCGGCCTCGACGGGGTGGCCACGTGGGTGGCGCCGCTCGACGCCGGCCAGGTCGCGGACGTGGGCCGCCTCCTCCTCGCCCCGGCGGCGCTGCCGGCGCTGGTCCTCCTGGCGCTGGCGGGCGTCGGGGCCGTGCACCTCCTGCGCCGCCCCGGTGACGCCTGGACCCGGTGGTGCGCACTGGTCCCGGTCGCCTGGGCGGTGGCCCCCAGCGTCCTGCTGATCGCCCTGTCGGCGGTCCGCCCGTCGCTCGTCGACCGCTACGTGGTCGCCTCCGTGCCGGGCGTGGCCCTGCTCGTCGCGGTGGGGGCGGTGGCGACGGCGCGGGCCTGCGGCGTCGGGGGCGGCGACCGTCGCCGCACCGTGGCGACGGTCGCGGTCGGCGTCGTGCTGGTGGGCGCCCTCGGTGCCGGCCAGCTCGCGGTGCACGCCCGGTCGGGCTACGGGTGGGACGCGGCGGCGGCCACCGTCGCGGCGCGCGCCGAGGCGGGGGACGCGGTCGTCTTCCCGTCGTCGCCGGTGCGGCACCCCTTCGAGGCCGCGTGGCGGGAGGTGCCGGCCGGCACGCCCGCACCCCGGCCCCTCGGCTCCTCCGACCCCCTGGGCCCGGTCCGCCGCTACCACGATCGGGTGACGGCGGAGGCCGCCGAGGCCGACCTGGCGAGCCAGGACCGGGTCTGGGTCGTGCACCGCACCCTCGAGGGCGGGGGCGATGCCCCGCTGGACGACCTGCTGGCATCACCCCTGGTCAGGTCCACCTTCACCGTGGCCGACAGGTGGTCGTCGGCCGGCGGGGTCCAGGTCGTGCTCCTGGAGCGCCGCCGCCCCTGAGCGCCCCACCTCCGGCGGAGGCGACGGCGTCGGGGTACAGGCGTTCGCCGGGTTGGCGCGCCCGGTAGCCTGGGCGATCGTGTCCGACTCCCTCGTCATCCGTGGCGCCCGCGAGCACAACCTGCGCGGGGTCGACCTGGACCTGCCCCGCGACCGCCTCATCGTGTTCACCGGGCTCTCCGGCTCGGGCAAGTCGTCGCTGGCCTTCGACACCATCTACGCCGAGGGCCAGCGCCGCTACGTCGAGTCCCTGTCGTCCTACGCCCGCCAGTTCCTGGGCCAGATGGACAAGCCCGACGTCGACTTCCTCGAGGGCCTGTCGCCGGCCATCTCCATCGACCAGAAGTCGGCGTCGCGCAACCCGCGCTCGACGGTCGGGACCATCACCGAGATCTACGACTACCTGCGGCTCCTCTTCGCCCGCATCGGCATCCCGCACTGCCCCGAGCACGGCACCCCGATCACCCGCCAGACCCCCCAGCAGATCGTCGACCGCATCCTGGAGCTGCCCGACGGCACCCGCTTCCAGGTCCTGGCGCCCGTGGTGCGGGGGCGGAAGGGCAACTACGAGACCCTCCTCGCCGACCTGGCCACCCAGGGCTACTCGCGGGCCCGCATCGACGGCGAGGTGCGGGAGCTCACCGAGAAGGTCGACCTGGCCCGCTACGAGAACCACACCATCGAGGTCGTGGTCGACCGCCTGGTGCGGCGCGACGGCATCGAGCAGCGGCTCACCGAGTCGCTCGAGGCCGCCCTCCAGCTGGCGGACGGCGTGGCCGAGGTCCAGCTCGTGCCCCGGGCCGAGGAGGAGGGCGCCGACGAGCCCGAGGTCCTCACCTTCAGCCAGCACCTGGCCTGCCCGGTCGACGGCCAGAGCTTCGAGGAGCTGGCCCCCCGGAGCTTCTCGTTCAACTCGCCCTACGGCGCCTGCCCCCGCTGCGACGGCCTCGGCACCCGCTTCGAGGTCGACCCCGAGCTCATCGTCCCCGACCCGGACCTCTCCATCGAGGACGGCGCCATCCACCCGTGGGCCAGCGGCCACGCCACCTGGTTCCACCGCATCCTGGAGGCGGTGGGGGCCGAGCAGGACATCCCCCTCGACGTGCCGTGGCGGACCCTGAAGGCGGCCCAGCAGAAGAAGCTGCTCCACGGCAACGGCATCGGTCGGGTGCAGGTCCGCTACAAGAACCGCTACGGCCGGGTCCGCACGTACCAGGCGGCCTACGAGGGCGTGGTGCCCTGGCTGCAGCGGCGCCACTCCGACACCGAGAGCGAGACGCAGCGGGACCAGTTCGAGGGCTACATGCGGGAGGTGCCGTGCCCGGAGTGCGACGGCGCCCGCCTGCGCCCCTTCACCCTGGCCGTCACCATCGACGGCCACTCCATCGCCGACCTCAGCGCCATGTCGATCCGCGACGTGGCCGAGGTGCTGGGCGCCATCGAGCTCTCCGAGCGCGACCGCATGATCGCCGAGGCGGTCCTGAAGGAGGTCAACTCCCGGCTGGGGTTCCTCCTCGCCGTGGGGCTCGACTACCTGTCGCTGTCGCGGTCGGCCGCCACCCTGGCCGGCGGCGAGGCCCAGCGGATCCGCCTGGCCAGCCAGATCGGCTCCGGGCTGGTGGGCGTGCTCTACGTGCTCGACGAGCCGTCCATCGGGCTCCACCAGCGCGACAACCGCCGGCTCATCGAGACGCTCATCCGCCTGCGCGACCTGGGCAACACCGTCCTGGTGGTCGAGCACGACGAGGACACCATCGCGGTGGCCGACCACGTCGTCGACATCGGCCCGGGGGCGGGGGAGCACGGCGGCGTGGTGGTCCACTCCGGCACCTACAAGGGCCTCCTGCGCAACAAGAAGTCCCTCACCGGCCAGTACCTCGCCGGCAAGCGCTCCATCCCCGTGCCCGAGGTGCGCCGCCGGCCGGGCGACGCCCACCTCTCCATCAAGGGCGCCCGGGAGCACAACCTCACCGGCATCGACGTCGACATCCCCCTCGGCTGCCTGGTCACCGTCACCGGCGTGTCCGGGTCGGGCAAGTCCACCCTGGTCAACGACATCCTCCTGCGCTCGCTGATGCAGCGCATCTACCGGGCCAAGGTGCCGCCGGGCCGCCACAAGCGCATCGAGGGCATCGACCACCTCGACAAGGTCATCAACATCGACCAGTCGCCCATCGGGCGCACGCCGCGCTCGAACCCGGCCACCTACACCGGGGTGTGGGACCACGTCCGCAAGCTCTTCGCCCAGACCCAGGAGGCCAAGGTCCGGGGCTACCTGCCCGGCCGGTTCTCGTTCAACGTGAAGGGCGGCCGGTGCGAGGCGTGCGCGGGCGACGGGACCATCAAGATCGAGATGCACTTCCTGCCCGACGTCTACGTCCCCTGCGAGGTGTGCAAGGGCTCGCGCTACAACCGCGACACCCTCGACATCACCTTCAAGGGCAAGAACGTGGCCGAGGTGCTCGACATGCCGTGCGAGGAGGCACTGGAGTTCTTCTCCAACCAGCCCGCCATCGCCCGCCACATGCAGACCCTCGTCGACGTGGGCCTGGGCTACATCCGCCTGGGCCAGCCCGCACCCACCCTCTCGGGCGGCGAGGCCCAGCGCATCAAGCTGGCCTCGGAGCTGTCCAAGCGCTCCACCGGCCACACCATCTACCTGCTCGACGAGCCCACCACGGGGCTCCACTTCGAGGACATCCGCCGACTGCTCACCGTGCTGTCGCGCCTGGTCGACCAGGGCAACACCGTGCTCGTCATCGAGCACAACCTCGACGTCATCAAGACGGCCGACTGGATCATCGACCTCGGCCCCGAGGGCGGCAGCGGGGGCGGGACGGTGGTGGCCACCGGCAGCCCCGAGGAGGTGGCCGAGGTGGCCGAGAGCTACACCGGCCAGTTCCTGGGCCCCCTCCTGGAGCGCCGCTGACCCCGTCTGGGTGGGCGCGGACGCCCGGGCCGGCCCGCCACCGTCGGCAGCGTCCCCGGCTGTCGGCTACCGGAGGACGAGGAGCTCGACGGTGATGCCGTCGCCCAGGTCCCAGGTCTGCTCCGACCGGTAGGCGGCGCGGACCTCGGGCCGGGCGACGAGGTCGGGGTTGGTGACGTGCATGTAGGGCTGGACGACCACCCAGAGCCGAGGGGCGGTGCCCACCTCGGAGGCGAGGACGTCCACCGGGGCGGGCTCGACCTCCCGGCGGACCGAGCCGAGCTCGGTCGGCACCCCGACGACGCCGGGTGCGGTCGGGGCGTCGAGCTCCCGCCACGCGGCGTCGAAGGGCAGGCGGGCGTCCGCGGTCGGGAAGGCGATGACATCGCCGGGGCGGGCGCCCTCGGCGACGACCCGTGCCGCCTCGGGCCACGGCTCGCCGGCGTCGGTCGTGGCCGCGAGTCCGCCCAGCCCGAGCACCACCACCATGGCCAGCGACGCGATCGGGAGGGTGGCGTCTGCGGCCTGGGCGCGGCGCCGGTCGACGGCCGTGGTCGCCAGCGCCAGCACCAGGACGAGGCCGAAGATGCTCGGGAGGGCGTAGCGGGACAGCTGCGACGGTCGGACGGTGCTGACCGCGAGGAGGAGGGCGAGTGAGAGCGGGCCCCACGCCAGGGGCACGACCAGCCGGAACCGATCGAGACCGCGCCCCGCCCGCGCGACCCTGCGGGCCAGCGCCCACGACGCCACGAGCGTGGTCAGCAGCACCGCGGCCCCCAGCGCCGGGAAGGGCACGATGAACGTCGAGAGCAGGGCCCACGCTCGGTCGGGCGTGAGCGGGGGCAACCAGTCGCCGGAGCCGTTGGCCCCCATCGCCAGGACGGCGACCGTGCTGACCAGGCCGGCGCCGATGTCCAGGAGCCCCCTCCGGAGCGCCGGGCCGCGGACCCCGCCCACGAGCAGGGCCAGGGCCTGCATCGGCAGCTGGAGCGCAGCCATGCCGTGGGCGAGCGGGAGGAGGGCGCAGCAGAGCAGGTGCAGCCGCCAGGGCGTCTGGCCCGCGGGGTCCTCCACGCCTCGGTCGAGGGCCGCCCACGCGCCGACCACCAGCAGGGCCACCAGGGCGTAGGAGCGGGCTTCCTGGGCGTAGCGGACCACGAGGTACGACACGGCGACGCCGAGGCCGGCCCACCGGGCGACGGCCTCGCCCGCCTGGCGTCGCACGGCCACGGTGAAGATGCCCACGGCGGCGGCGCCGGCGAGCACCGAGGGTGCCCGGAGCCAGAGCAACGAGTCGACCACCTGGCCCCACGCCGCGGCGAACACGTAGTAGAGCGCCATCGACCCCCGGGCGGCGGCGAAGGCCATGCCCACGTCGTGCGTGGCGGCGACGGTGTAGGCCTCGTCGAGCCAGACCGGGCGGCGGAGGGCGCCGACGACCGAGGCGGCGACGACGAGCACCACCGGGGGGAGGGCGATGCGCAGGTCGCTCCTCGCGGCGGCGCGGTCCCGGGGGTCGGCCGGCGCGGGTCGGGTTGGGGGAGCGATCGCGGCGTCGACCACGGGTGTCCTGTCGGCGGGAGCGGCGGGGAGGTGAGCGCGGTGCCCCTCTCGGTGGCCGCGGGGGCGGGCGCGGCGGCGGCTCAGGATCCCGGGCCCGCGGTCGATGGCCCCTCGTGCGCACCGGTCCCCCCCCGCCCGCCCCGGCCGTGGGTGCCCCGACCGGCCGGTCGGGCACCACCGCTGCGCACGCGTCTCTCGCTGCGGCGAGGCCACGGGCCCAGGCCCGTCAGGTCGCGCTGGCCGTCGGCGGCGCCGCGGTCCTGCTAGGCGTGGTCCTGCTCGCAGGGGCCGGGTCGGTCCTGGCCCGGACGACCGCCACCTGGGTGATCACCGGCGTGGGCGTCCCGGTCCTGCTGTGGGCCTACCGGCCCCGCAGCCTGCTCGTGGTGGCACTGGCCCTGGCCGCGGTGATCGCCCCGCAGGTGCCCCGCTCGCTGGCCCTGGCCGGCGACGCCGGCTCCCAGCGCGCCGCCCACGACGGGGGCGTCCACGTGACCGGTGCGGCCGCCGAGGCCCTGCTCGAGGGGCAGAACCCCTACGAGGTCTCCTACCGCGGGGCGCTGCCCGACGCCTGGACCTCCCTGGAGGTGGGGGAGGACAGCTTCCCGAACCCGGTCGTCGACCACATGCCCTACCTCCCGGCCGCGTTCCTCGTCGCTGTCCCGGGCGTGGCCCTCGAGGGCCTCACCGGCGTCGGCGGCGACACCCGCTGGACCATGGGGCTGCTCGTGCTCGCGGCCCTCGTGGTCGTGGCCCGTCGGCCCGAGCGGCCCTGGGCGCGCGCCGCGACGATCGTGGCGTTCGGGTCGTCCTTCGCCGCCATCTACGCCGCCTGGGGCACCAACGACGTCGCCGCCGCGGCGTTGGTCGGGCTGGCTGCGCTCGGCGCGGCCCGCCACCCCGCCTGGGCCGCCGCCGCGCTGGTGCTCGCCGTCTCCTACAAGGCGCCGCTCGTGGTGGGCCTGGTCCCGTGGTCGGTCTGGGTCGTGCAGCGCGAGGGGTGGCGGGGCCTCGCCCGGTGGTGGCCTCTCCCGGTGGGCCTGGCCCTCACCATGGTGCCGTTCCTGCTGTGGTCCCCGGGGCCCTTCGTCGACGACACCGTCGGCTTCTGGTCCGGGACGACCGCCGGCTCCTTCCCGGCGTCGGGCCTCGGCCTGGGCTTCCGCGCCCCGGGGCTGATGACCGGAGCCCCGGGCGCAGCCATCACCCTGGGTGCCGCCGCCGTCGGCCTCGTCGCCGCGGTGGCGCTGGTGCGCCGGGCGCCCCACCCGGCGGTCCTCGC
Above is a window of Iamia majanohamensis DNA encoding:
- a CDS encoding glycosyltransferase family 39 protein, whose translation is MTSVARPRSAAGTAAPTRRTRPARSWAPALGAGALAALLGAWGLGRSPLWMDETFSLGATAQLAPTIRGTGGTMALYYVLLDGWVAVVGTSAPALRALSVVCVAACVVVTARLARHLLTPTEGLVATAVVAAMPGLARYAQEARSYALVALLTAGLWAALVAAVRADGTDGPPPGSARSPWWVALAALATLGVAAHGLFLLQLAAALGSLLALPGRARLLRAAAGAVVAPLALFAAMAVAGLDGVATWVAPLDAGQVADVGRLLLAPAALPALVLLALAGVGAVHLLRRPGDAWTRWCALVPVAWAVAPSVLLIALSAVRPSLVDRYVVASVPGVALLVAVGAVATARACGVGGGDRRRTVATVAVGVVLVGALGAGQLAVHARSGYGWDAAAATVAARAEAGDAVVFPSSPVRHPFEAAWREVPAGTPAPRPLGSSDPLGPVRRYHDRVTAEAAEADLASQDRVWVVHRTLEGGGDAPLDDLLASPLVRSTFTVADRWSSAGGVQVVLLERRRP
- the uvrA gene encoding excinuclease ABC subunit UvrA — protein: MSDSLVIRGAREHNLRGVDLDLPRDRLIVFTGLSGSGKSSLAFDTIYAEGQRRYVESLSSYARQFLGQMDKPDVDFLEGLSPAISIDQKSASRNPRSTVGTITEIYDYLRLLFARIGIPHCPEHGTPITRQTPQQIVDRILELPDGTRFQVLAPVVRGRKGNYETLLADLATQGYSRARIDGEVRELTEKVDLARYENHTIEVVVDRLVRRDGIEQRLTESLEAALQLADGVAEVQLVPRAEEEGADEPEVLTFSQHLACPVDGQSFEELAPRSFSFNSPYGACPRCDGLGTRFEVDPELIVPDPDLSIEDGAIHPWASGHATWFHRILEAVGAEQDIPLDVPWRTLKAAQQKKLLHGNGIGRVQVRYKNRYGRVRTYQAAYEGVVPWLQRRHSDTESETQRDQFEGYMREVPCPECDGARLRPFTLAVTIDGHSIADLSAMSIRDVAEVLGAIELSERDRMIAEAVLKEVNSRLGFLLAVGLDYLSLSRSAATLAGGEAQRIRLASQIGSGLVGVLYVLDEPSIGLHQRDNRRLIETLIRLRDLGNTVLVVEHDEDTIAVADHVVDIGPGAGEHGGVVVHSGTYKGLLRNKKSLTGQYLAGKRSIPVPEVRRRPGDAHLSIKGAREHNLTGIDVDIPLGCLVTVTGVSGSGKSTLVNDILLRSLMQRIYRAKVPPGRHKRIEGIDHLDKVINIDQSPIGRTPRSNPATYTGVWDHVRKLFAQTQEAKVRGYLPGRFSFNVKGGRCEACAGDGTIKIEMHFLPDVYVPCEVCKGSRYNRDTLDITFKGKNVAEVLDMPCEEALEFFSNQPAIARHMQTLVDVGLGYIRLGQPAPTLSGGEAQRIKLASELSKRSTGHTIYLLDEPTTGLHFEDIRRLLTVLSRLVDQGNTVLVIEHNLDVIKTADWIIDLGPEGGSGGGTVVATGSPEEVAEVAESYTGQFLGPLLERR